Proteins encoded together in one Stutzerimonas stutzeri window:
- a CDS encoding DUF1249 domain-containing protein encodes MRKTRERYRVDLLELQAACEANYLRLMRLLPGMRSGCEARRIAISKGDLLLGVLVLEVLESCPYTTTVRVSQEHCLSWLPVPKMEVRVYHDARMAEVVRAENARRFRGIYHYPNAQMHQPDEKNQLNLFLGEWLGHCLACGHELEPVL; translated from the coding sequence ATGAGGAAGACGCGCGAGCGATACCGAGTCGATCTGCTCGAACTGCAGGCGGCCTGCGAAGCCAACTACCTGCGACTGATGCGTCTGTTGCCGGGCATGCGTAGCGGTTGCGAGGCGCGGCGCATTGCGATCAGCAAGGGTGACCTGCTGCTCGGCGTGCTGGTGCTCGAGGTACTGGAGAGCTGCCCCTATACCACCACCGTGCGGGTGAGTCAGGAGCATTGTCTGAGCTGGTTGCCGGTGCCGAAGATGGAAGTGCGCGTCTATCACGACGCGCGCATGGCCGAAGTGGTTCGTGCCGAAAACGCGCGGCGCTTTCGTGGCATCTACCACTACCCCAACGCGCAGATGCACCAGCCTGATGAGAAGAACCAGCTCAATCTCTTTCTCGGTGAGTGGTTGGGACACTGCCTGGCCTGCGGCCACGAGCTCGAACCGGTGCTCTAA
- a CDS encoding NUDIX domain-containing protein translates to MSETFKPGPDDVQILRREQCFSGFYRLERVHLRHRQFSGAMGDELSRELFVRHDAVCVLPYDPQRDRVVLIEQFRVGALGKVDNPWLIELVAGLIDKDESPEEVARREAVEEAGLELADLWPVTRYFPSPGGSDERVHLYIGRCDSEGADGVFGLAEEGEDIRVHVWSLEEALGAVSDGRIDNAASIIALQWLALNREQVRGEWV, encoded by the coding sequence ATGAGCGAGACCTTCAAACCCGGTCCGGATGATGTCCAGATCCTTCGTCGAGAGCAATGCTTCAGCGGTTTCTATCGGCTGGAGCGCGTCCACCTGCGCCACCGTCAGTTCAGTGGTGCCATGGGGGACGAGCTGAGCCGCGAACTGTTCGTGCGCCACGATGCCGTATGCGTGCTGCCCTACGATCCGCAGCGCGATCGCGTGGTGCTGATCGAGCAGTTTCGCGTCGGGGCGCTGGGCAAGGTCGACAACCCCTGGCTGATCGAACTGGTCGCCGGGCTGATCGACAAGGACGAGTCACCGGAGGAAGTCGCCCGTCGCGAAGCGGTGGAAGAGGCCGGCCTGGAGCTGGCCGATCTGTGGCCGGTCACACGCTATTTCCCTTCGCCGGGGGGCAGCGACGAGCGCGTACACCTCTATATAGGCCGCTGCGACAGTGAAGGGGCCGACGGTGTGTTCGGGCTGGCCGAAGAGGGCGAGGACATCCGGGTGCATGTCTGGTCGCTGGAAGAGGCACTGGGCGCTGTTTCCGACGGTCGAATCGACAATGCGGCCAGCATCATTGCACTGCAGTGGCTGGCCTTGAATCGCGAGCAGGTGCGGGGGGAGTGGGTATGA
- a CDS encoding RsiV family protein, which translates to MYPTAHIRNLLIMGSLLVLLNGCQHFVSEPPVKVDQTVTEHRSQGCEGDSCPLVNVDTLTFADEPELNRLIDARLRRMTINGPDDRLPASLQDYQQRFLSTAEPRWSSYLQAKLREQHGDILVVEFSSYLYVGGAHGMPGRGFINYDRELNRELRLEDLLIPGQEGNFWRVARQAHQRWLVENEHDQDAEFVEFWPFQQTPHIALLKGQVLLKYDVYSIAPYSSGHPELFIPHDQLKGILKPEYL; encoded by the coding sequence ATGTATCCAACCGCACACATCCGCAATCTCCTCATTATGGGCAGCCTTCTCGTGCTGCTGAACGGCTGTCAGCACTTTGTCTCGGAACCTCCTGTGAAGGTCGACCAGACGGTCACCGAGCATCGTTCTCAGGGCTGTGAGGGCGACAGCTGCCCACTGGTGAACGTCGATACTCTGACCTTTGCCGACGAACCTGAACTCAACCGCCTGATCGACGCACGGCTGCGGCGGATGACCATCAACGGCCCGGATGACCGCCTGCCCGCGTCGCTGCAGGATTACCAGCAGCGTTTTCTGAGCACAGCCGAGCCGCGCTGGAGCAGCTACCTGCAGGCCAAGCTGCGCGAGCAGCACGGCGACATCCTGGTGGTCGAGTTTTCCAGCTACCTGTATGTCGGCGGCGCCCATGGCATGCCCGGGCGTGGCTTCATCAACTACGATCGCGAGCTGAACCGCGAGCTGCGCCTGGAGGACCTGCTGATTCCGGGACAGGAAGGTAACTTCTGGCGTGTCGCACGCCAGGCGCACCAGCGTTGGCTGGTGGAGAACGAACACGATCAGGACGCCGAGTTCGTGGAATTCTGGCCCTTCCAGCAGACCCCGCATATCGCGCTACTGAAAGGTCAGGTGCTGCTCAAGTACGACGTCTACAGCATCGCGCCCTACTCCAGCGGCCACCCGGAGCTGTTCATTCCCCACGATCAGCTCAAGGGCATTCTGAAGCCGGAATATCTCTGA
- the thiC gene encoding phosphomethylpyrimidine synthase ThiC, whose protein sequence is MSVQSNKNLSESAQVDQQSIQPFPRSQKIYVQGSRPDIRVPMREISLDVTPTDFGGEINAPVTVYDTSGPYTDPNVTIDVRKGLADVRSAWIEDRGDTEKLPGLTSEFGQRRLNDAELSAMRFAHVRNPRRAKAGHNVSQMHYAKKGIITPEMEYVAIRENMKLAEAREAGLLVEQHAGQSFGAAIPKEITPEFVRSEVARGRAIIPANINHTELEPMIIGRNFLVKINGNIGNSALGSSIEEEVAKLTWGIRWGSDTVMDLSTGKHIHETREWIIRNSPVPIGTVPIYQALEKVNGVAEDLTWELFRDTLIEQAEQGVDYFTIHAGVLLRYVPLTAKRVTGIVSRGGSIMAKWCLAHHQENFLYTHFEEICEIMKAYDVSFSLGDGLRPGSIADANDAAQFGELETLGELTKIAWKHDVQTMIEGPGHVPMHMIKENMDKQLECCDEAPFYTLGPLTTDIAPGYDHITSGIGAAMIGWFGCAMLCYVTPKEHLGLPNKDDVKTGIITYKIAAHAADLAKGHPGAQIRDNALSKARFEFRWEDQFNLGLDPDTARAFHDETLPKESAKVAHFCSMCGPKFCSMKITQEVREYAAEHGLTDEQKAIEAGFAEQSSRFKDEGSVIYKQV, encoded by the coding sequence ATGAGCGTGCAAAGCAACAAGAATCTGAGTGAGTCCGCCCAGGTCGACCAGCAGTCCATTCAACCCTTCCCTCGTTCGCAAAAGATCTATGTACAGGGTTCGCGCCCGGACATCCGCGTACCCATGCGCGAGATCAGCCTGGACGTGACGCCCACCGACTTCGGTGGCGAGATCAACGCCCCGGTTACCGTCTACGACACTTCCGGCCCCTACACCGACCCGAACGTCACCATCGACGTGCGCAAGGGCCTGGCCGACGTGCGCAGTGCCTGGATCGAGGACCGGGGCGACACCGAGAAGCTGCCGGGGCTGACCTCCGAATTCGGCCAGCGTCGCCTCAACGATGCCGAACTTTCCGCCATGCGCTTCGCCCATGTGCGCAACCCGCGCCGGGCCAAGGCCGGGCACAACGTCAGCCAGATGCACTATGCAAAGAAGGGCATCATCACGCCGGAGATGGAGTACGTCGCCATCCGCGAGAACATGAAGCTCGCCGAGGCGCGTGAAGCCGGTTTGCTGGTCGAGCAGCATGCCGGGCAGAGCTTCGGCGCGGCCATTCCCAAGGAAATCACCCCCGAATTCGTCCGCTCGGAAGTCGCGCGCGGCCGCGCCATCATCCCGGCGAACATCAACCACACCGAGCTGGAGCCGATGATCATCGGCCGCAACTTCCTGGTGAAGATCAACGGCAACATCGGCAACTCGGCGCTGGGTTCCTCCATCGAGGAAGAAGTGGCCAAGCTGACCTGGGGCATCCGCTGGGGTTCGGACACCGTGATGGACCTGTCCACCGGCAAGCACATCCACGAGACGCGCGAGTGGATCATCCGCAACTCGCCGGTGCCGATCGGCACCGTGCCGATCTACCAGGCGCTGGAAAAGGTCAACGGCGTTGCCGAAGACCTGACCTGGGAGCTGTTCCGCGACACCCTGATCGAGCAGGCCGAGCAGGGCGTGGACTACTTCACCATCCACGCCGGCGTGCTGCTGCGCTATGTACCGCTGACCGCCAAGCGCGTCACCGGCATCGTCTCGCGCGGCGGCTCGATCATGGCCAAGTGGTGCCTGGCGCATCACCAGGAGAATTTCCTCTACACCCACTTCGAGGAAATCTGCGAAATCATGAAGGCCTACGACGTCAGCTTCTCGCTGGGCGACGGCCTGCGTCCGGGCTCGATCGCCGACGCCAACGACGCCGCGCAGTTCGGCGAGCTGGAAACCCTCGGCGAGCTGACCAAGATCGCCTGGAAGCACGACGTGCAGACCATGATCGAAGGCCCGGGCCATGTGCCGATGCACATGATCAAGGAGAACATGGACAAGCAGCTCGAATGCTGCGACGAGGCGCCGTTCTACACCCTCGGCCCGCTGACCACCGACATTGCCCCGGGCTACGACCACATCACCTCCGGCATCGGTGCGGCGATGATCGGCTGGTTCGGCTGCGCCATGCTCTGCTACGTCACGCCGAAGGAGCACCTCGGTCTGCCGAACAAGGATGACGTGAAGACCGGCATCATCACCTACAAGATCGCCGCGCACGCTGCTGATCTTGCCAAGGGGCATCCGGGCGCGCAGATCCGCGACAACGCGCTGTCCAAGGCGCGCTTCGAGTTCCGCTGGGAGGATCAGTTCAACCTCGGCCTCGACCCGGACACCGCGCGTGCCTTCCACGACGAGACGCTGCCGAAGGAGTCGGCGAAGGTGGCGCACTTCTGCTCCATGTGCGGGCCGAAGTTCTGCTCGATGAAGATTACCCAGGAAGTGCGCGAGTATGCTGCCGAGCACGGCCTGACCGACGAGCAGAAGGCCATCGAGGCGGGTTTCGCCGAGCAGTCCTCGCGCTTCAAGGACGAGGGTTCGGTGATCTACAAGCAGGTGTGA